GGTGTCGCCGATCCCGCGCTTGGGGACGTTGAGGATCCGGTCGAGGCTGACCTCGTCGGCGCCGTTGACCAGCAGCCGCAGGTAGGCCAGGGCGTCGCGGATCTCGCGGCGCTCGTAGAACCGGACCCCGCCGACGACGCGGTAGGGCTGGCCGGTGCGGATGAAGACCTCCTCGAAGACCCGCGACTGCGCGTTGGTGCGGTAGAACACCGCGACGTCGGCAGGCTTGTGGCCCTCGTCGGTCAGCTTGTCGATCTCGCTGGAGACGAAGCGCGCCTCGTCGTGCTCGTCGTCGGCGACGTAGCCGACGATCCGCTCGCCGTCGCCGGCGTCGGACCAGAGCTTCTTGTCCTTGCGGCCCTTGTTGTGGCCGATCACGGAGTTGGCCGCGGTGAGGATGGTCTGGGTGGAGCGGTAGTTCTGCTCCAGCAGGATCGACGTCGCGTCGGGGAAGTCCTGCTCGAAGTCGAGGATGTTGCGGATGTTCGCGCCGCGGAAGGCGTAGATCGACTGGTCGGCGTCACCGACGACCATCAGCTCGGCCGGCTCGACCCGCTCGCCGCCGGAGGTCTCGACCTCCTCGTAGCGCGGCGCGCACAGCTCGGCGATGAGGGCGTACTGCGCGTGGTTGGTGTCCTGGTACTCATCGACCAGCACGTGCCGGAACCGGCGCCGGTAGACCTCGCGCACGTCCGGGAACTGCTGGAACAGGTGGACGGTGAGCATGATCAGGTCGTCGAAGTCGAGCGCGTTGGCCTGGCGCAGCCGCTTCGCGTAGAGGGTGTACGCCGCGGCGTAGGTCTCCTCCAGCTTGTTGCTGGCCAGGTCGGTCGCCTCGGCGGCGTCGCGCAGCTCGTTCTTGTGGTCGGAGACCCAGTGCAGCAGCGACCCGGGCTGGAACTTCTTCGGGTCGAGGTCGAGCTCCTTGACCACGTTGGTCATCAGCCGCTTCTGGTCGGCGGCGTCGTAGATCGAGAACGACGACTTGTAGCCGAGCCTATCGATCTCCTTGCGCAGGATGCGCACGCAGGCGGAGTGGAACGTCGAGACCCACATGATCCGCGCGCGCTTGCCGACCAGCTCCTCGACGCGCTCCTTCATCTCGGCCGCGGCCTTGTTGGTGAAGGTGATGGCGAGGATCGAGCCGGGGTGGGCCTTGCGCTCGGAGATCAGCCACGCGATCCGCCGGGTGAGCACCCGGGTCTTGCCCGAGCCCGCGCCGGCCACGACCAGCAGCGGCGCGCCCTCGTGGACCACCGCGGCACGCTGCGGCTCGTTGAGCCCCGCGAGGAGCTCGTCGCGGCTCGGCCCGGAGCGGCGCGGCGCCTGCTCCGCGGTCGCGGTGAGGTGCTCGAAGCCGGGCAGCGCGTCGGTGCTCATGACAGCCCAACCCTACGTGCCGCCGCCCCCAGCTGCGGCGGCGCCGGAGCCGCCCTGTCAGAGGGCGAGCCGGGCCCCCCAGCCGTGCCTCAGCCGTGGGCGGTCGACCAGAAGACCGCCACCGCGACGTTGGCCGCGGTGAGCACCAGCAGGCCGGTCCACAGCCCCTGCGGGATCGCCTCCTTGCGCATGTTCACCATCACCAGCACGAGCAGCACCAGCCCGATGACGGCCTTGACCGCGATCTTGGCGTGGTTCACGTCGCCGTCCCCGGCCTCGAGCACGCCGACCAGCGCCAGCCCGGTCAGGAACGCCGTGCCGACCCCGTCGCGCATCGCCGCGTTGACTCGCTTGTAGGGCTCGCGGGCCTGCGCGAGCAGCCCGCCGAACAGCGCCGCCCACCCGAGCAGGTGGGCGAAGAGCAGGATCAGCCGGAGCGTGTGCACGAGCCGAAGACTAGGCGAGCAGCGTGCGCACGAGTACGTCGGCCAGCACGTCGGCGTACTGCTCGGGGGTCCTGCCGCGCGAGGTCACCAGCTCGAACCACTCCGGGCTGTTGAGCGACCAGACCAGGTCGGCCGCGTCGTCGTCGGACAGGTCCTCGCGCAGCCCGCCGGCCGCGCGCAGTCCGGCCACGAACAACCGCATGTTGGCGGCCCGGCGCTCGCTGATCGCGCGGTGCTGCGCGGCGCACTCGGGCTCGGTGCCCCCCGCCTCCTGCAGCGCCCGCATGATCGGCACCGACCGCGGCAGCACCCGGCCCATGGCGGCGGCGTACGTGCGGATCTTGGCCTCGGCGGTCGGCGCCTCCTCCACCGCCCGCACGTAGTCGCGCTGCCCGGCCGGCACCGGAGCGGGGCCCTCGGCGAGCGCCATGTCGTGCACGGCGAGCAGCAGCTGCGCCTTGCGGCCGACCGTGGCGTAGACGGTGTCCAGGGAGACCCCGGCCCGCTCGGCCACCGCCTGGACCGACGTGGCGGCGTACCCCTGCTCGACGAAGAGCTCCCGGGCCGCCGCGAGGACGGACAGCCGGGTCGCCTCGGCGGCCGCCCGCCGTCGCGAGGCGTCGTAGGACCGCTTGACCCGCTCCCCCATGCGGCCTAATTTATCCGAAAGCCCTTCGGATCAATCTCAGGAGCTCGGCATGTCGACACACGAGGGTGAGCAGCTGGTGGTCCACGAGCCCGGCACCGGCCGCGCGACCTGGGCCATGGGGTCGCTCTTCGAGCACCTCCTCGAGCGCGGCCAGAGCGACCGGCTCGGCGTGGCGCTGGTGACCCAGCCGCCGGGCATCGCCACGCCCCTGCACCGGCACAGCCAGGAGGCCGAGGCGTTCTTCGTCCTCGAGGGCCGGCTGTCCTACCAGGCGGGCGAGGAGCTGCACGAGCTCTACGACGGCTGCTTCATCCACCTGCCCCAGGGCGTGCCGCACGCGTTCCGGATCCGCGGGGACTCCCCCGCCAAGCTGCTCGCCCTCACCGCCCCGGCCGGGCTGTTGCACCTGTACGACGAGGTCGGGCTGCCGGCGGCGGAGCGGCGGCTCCCGGGCGAGGACGGCCAGACCCCGGAGGTGGAGATCCCCAAGTGGGTCGAGGTCGGGCCGCGCTACGGCCTCGAGGTCGTCGGGCCACCCATCCCGGAGTGAGGGCGGCCCCGGTTCGGTGAGCCCTCGGTGCGCCCGTCGGTGCGCCATCGGTGCGCCGTCGGCCAGCCGGTCGGGACGCACCTGTCGTCGGTGCTGCGCGAGCTCCAGCTCTCCTCGCGGCACGAGCTGACGCGCTGGGTCGCAGACCGGTGACTGCTCGTCAGAGCAGCCGACGGTCGGAGGCCCAGCGGGTCAGCTCGTGCCGCGAGGAGAGCTGGAGCTTGCGCAGGACCGACGACATGTGGGTCTCGACGGTCTTGATGGAGATGAACAGTTCCTTGGCCACCTCCTTGTAGGCGTAGCCGCGGGCGATGAGCCGCATCACCTCGCGCTCGCGCTCGGTGAGCCGGTCGAGGTCCTCGTCGACGGCGGCCACCTCGATGGAGCCGGCGAAGGCGTCGAGCACGAAACCGGCCAGCCGCGGCGAGAAGACCGCGTCGCCGTCGGCGACCCGGCGGATGGCCGAGACCAGCTCGGGGCCGGTGATGGTCTTGGTGACGTAGCCGCGGGCGCCGCCGCGGATGGTGCCGATGACGTCCTCGGCCGCGTCGGAGACCGAGAGCGCGAGGTAGCGGGTGTCCGGCGCGGTGAGGGCCGAGCGGCGCATCACCTCGACGCCGCCGCCGCCGGGCAGGTGCACGTCGAGCAGGACCACGTCGGGCCGGTGCTCGGCCACGGCCCTGACGGCCTGGTCGACGTCGGCGGCCTCGGCCAGCACCTCGACCACGCCGGCGCCGGCGGAGGCGAGCTCGGCGCGCACGCCGCTGCGGAACATCGCGTGGTCGTCGACGATGACGACCGGCACGGGACGGGCGGGGGTGGTCACAAGGTCTCCTCGGGTGACGCAGGGGGTGTCGGGCGGGACAGGTGGAGCCGGACCTCGGTGCCCTCGCCGGGCGCCGAGCGGACCTCGGCGGTGCCGCCGTGGCGGGCCATCCGGTCGATGATGCTGCGGCGCACGCCGTACCGGTCCTCGGGTACGTCGTCCAGCGCGAACCCGGCGCCGCGGTCGCGGACGAAGACGTCGACGCTCTCGTCGCCGACCTCGGCGTAGACGTCGACCCGGCCGGTGCCGGCGTGCTTGGCGGCGTTGGTGACCGCCTCGCGGGTGGCCTGCACGAGCGGGCGCAGCACCTCGTCGTGCGGGCAGTCGCCGACGGCGACCACGTCGACGGTGACGCCGTAGGTGTCCTCGACCTCGGCGGCCGCGGACCGCAGCGCGCCGGCCAGGGAGGAGTCGTCGGTGGACTCGCCGACGTAGAGCCACGCGCGCAGGTCGCGCTCCTGCGCCCGGGCCAGGCGGGCCACGGTGGTGGGGTCGTGCGAGCTCTTCTGGATGAGCGCGAGGGTCTGCAGCACCGAGTCGTGCAGGTGGGCGGCCACGTCGGCGCGCTCCTCGACCCGGATGCGCTCCTCGCGCTCCGCCCCGAGGTCGCTGGCCAGCCGGAACACCCACGGCCCCACGACCAGCGAGAGCCCGACCACGCCGAGCAGCCCCGCCGCGAGGGCGACGCGCGCCTGGCCGAAGCCGTTGCCGGTCAGCCCGACCACGACCAGCGCCACGACGATGAGGGCGACACCGGCGGCCACCCGGGCGTACGACGCGAGCCCGCCCGAGCCGAAGACCATGCGCACCGGGTCGAGCCGCCCCGAGGTGTCGAGCCAGCGCTCGCGCTGGACCTCGTCGGCCTGGCGCCACAGCAGCGCGACGCCGGCCAGGCCGATGACGATGGGCCAGAACACCGCGCCGCTGCCGAGCGTCGCCTGCGCCACCAGGATCACGCCGAGGCCGAGCGCGGCCAGCGCGATCGCCGGGCCGGCGTCGGTGAGCCGGCGCGAGCGGCGCGGGCGCCGGCCGCCGCGGGTCGCGCTCTCGGCGCCGGGCGTGCCGGTCTCGAAGCGGGAGTCCGACGGCACGACCAGCCACAGGCCGATGTACATCGCGATGCCGAGCCCGCTGATCGCGGTGGCCAGCAGGAACGCCGCGCGCACCCAGAGCACCGGCACCGCCAAGTGGCGCGCCAGCCCGGAGGCGACGCCGCCGAGCACGGGGCTCTCGGAGTCGCGCGTGACGCGTCGCCACTCGCGCGGCGGGTGGGTGGGTGCACTGGTCATGACGGGTCAACTGTCGCAGGTCAGAGCGGTCCACCCCATGGAGAAGCACCCCGAGCCGACCCTGAGGACGGCGCCCGCCCCTCCGGTCGGATTCAGGGTCGTCCCCGATGGTCCGCAGCGCCGCGAGGGCACAACCTTGGTGCCATGACCACCACTCCCCCCGAGGCCGAGGAGCGTCCCGACGCCCCGCCGCCGGGCGCCGAGGGACCCCGCGCGACCCGCGAGGAGCTCAAGGAGCTCGGCTCGATCCGCCGCACCACCGGGCCCGACCGCAAGATCGCGGGCGTCGCCGGCGGCCTGGCCCGGCACCTCGACATCGACCCCGTCATCCTGCGGGTCGCGTTCGTGGTGCTGGTCTTCTTCGGCGGCGCCGGCCTCATCGCGTACGCCGCGTGCTGGCTCCTCGTCCCCGAGGACGGCAGCCTCCGCCGCCCGCTCGGGCTCGACGACCGCAACCGCGGCTTCGCGCTGGTCGGTGTCGGCATCCTCGCCGGGCTCGCACTGCTCAGCGACACCCTCGGCAACGACTTCTTCCCGTGGCCGGTGGCCATCGCCATCGGGCTGCTGGTCTTCCTCGTCGTCGGCGTCGTCGACCGGGACCGCAAGGTGGTGCCGACCGCGCCGCCGGTCCCCCACCGACCCGACCCGATCACCGGCGAGCCGGTGCCGACCGGGCCCGCGGCGTACGTCGCGCCGCCGGCGTACCGACCGCTCCCGCGCAACCCGCGCAAGCGCGGACCCAGGCTGTTCTGGTTCACCCTCGCCCTGGCCGCCCTCGGCATCGGCGTGCTCGGCATCGCCGACGCCGCCGGCGCGGGCGTGGCCGACTCGGCCTACCCGGCCGTGGTCGTGGGCGCCTGCGGGCTGATGCTGCTGGTCGGCGCCTTCTGGGGCCGGGCCGGCGGGCTGATCCTCGTCGGGCTCGTCGCCTCGCTGGCGCTGACCCTCACCACGGCCGCCCAGGACGTCGAGGGCGGCGACATCAACCGCACCCCGCTCACCGCCGCCGCCGTCCCGAGCCGGCTGGACACCTCGGCCGGCGAGATCGTCCTCGACCTCACCCGCGTGCAGGACCTCCCCGCCCTGGACGGGCGGTCCCTGGAGCTCGACGCCGACCTCGGCCGCATCGAGGTGGTCGTCCCCGCCGGGCTCACCGTCGAGGTCGACGCGCAGATCCACGGCCCGGGCCACCTCGAGCTGTTCGGCGACGAGCGCGGCGGCGTCGGCATCGGCGACGTCTCGCGGCACGAGGCGGGCCCCGGCGCACCCACGTTGTCCATCGAGGCCGACGTGGACCTCGGCGAGATCAAGGTCCTGGAGGGGGCATCGTGAACGACACCCTGAACGACGACGGCCGCCCGAGCGGGCGGCACCAGCTCAACATCGGCCACCTGGTCATGGGGATCGCCCTGCTCGGCATCCTCGGCATCTGGGCGCTGGTGCAGAGCGACACCGTCGGCGGCGACGACGTCCGCTGGCTGATGCCCATCCCCTGGGTCCTGGCCGGCGCGGCCGGGCTGACCGCCACGGCCATCACCGGCAGCCGCCGCTACGCCGTCAGGCAGACCGGCTGGGCCGGCGGGCCCGAGCCGACCCCGACCGTCCAGATCCCGACCGACCCGACCGACCCGACCGAGGAGCGCCCATGACCACCGAGCCCACCAGCCAGCAGGCCGACCAGCCGCCGGCCCAGCCCACGGCCCAGCCGACGCCGCCGCCGGCGAGCCCGAACGCCGACCAGCAGTACGCCTCGTCGGCCAGGGTGCCGCGCCGCCTGGTGCGCCGCACCGACGACAAGATGCTGGGCGGCGTGTGCGCCGGGCTGGCCGACCACTTCGGCATCGACCCCACGCTGGTGCGGGTGCTGACCGTCCTCGTGACGGTCCTGGGCGCCGGCACGGTGGTCATCGCCTACCTCGCGGCCTGGGCGATCGTGCCGAGGGACGTCGACGTGGACCCGGCGTACGCGGCGCAGACCGCCAGCGTCTGGTCCGGCTGATCGCTGAACAGCCCGTCCACGCCCGCCTCGACCAGGGCCTGGACGCGTCCCGCCACCGCGGCGGGGCCGTCCGGGTCGTCGTGGCGCACGGTGTAGGCCAGGACGCCGAGCCCGGCCCGGTGCGCGGGACCGACCAGCCCGGGTCGCGCGAGCAGCGCGGGGACGTCGAGGGCCAGCACGTCGGCGTACGTCGCCACCTCGGCCAGTCCGGCCGGCGTGAGCAGCGGTGAGCCGGCCCCCTCGACCAGCTGGACCAGCGGCAGCGGGGTCCGCTCGCGCAGCCGGCGCACGCTGAGCGGGTCGAAGCTCTGCAGCACCACCCCCGCGTGGACGTGGTCCAGGCCGTGGTCGCGCAGCGAGGCGAGCACCGTGTCCTCGAGCCGCTGAGCCTCGGCCGGCAGCTCGCAGGACTTGAGCTCGGCGTTGAGCCCGACCCGGCGCCCGCGCCGGCGCGACTCGTCGGCCAGGAGCAGCAGCAGCTCGTCGAGGGTGGCCACCTCGAAGTAGCCGTCGAAGCGCGCGCTGCCGGGCCGGCGCGCCGGCCAGCGCTCGGTGGCGCGCAGCGACTTCAGCTCGGCGAGGGTCAGCGCCTCCACCCGCCAGGGCCGGTCGGCGAAGTCGGCGCGCACCGCGATGTCGGTGGTCCGGGTCAGGTCGCTCTCGTGGCGCAGCACGGCGACGCCGTCCGCGGTGAGGACCAGGTCGGGCTCGACGGCGTCGGCGCCCTGGGCGAGGGCCAGGCGGTACGACGCGAGCGTGTGCTCGGGGCGGTAGCCGGGGGCTCCGCGGTGACCGATCACCAGTGGTCTCGTGGCCGATCCCATGACACCGACGGTCCGCGGGACACGTGGCCGGGAGGCGCAGACGACGTGAACCGGAAGTGACACTCTTCTGCCATGTCGACGTTGCCGACCCTGGGCCGCCTCGCGTCGCTGCCCGCCCTGGAGCACCCCGAGCTGCTCGCGCCGCCGGTCCTCGCCGCGCTCCGGTCGTGGGAGCACGGCGCGGAGCTGGCCGTGGTGGAGATCGACCCCGAGGTCGCCGACACGGCCGCGATGAGCGCGGCGTACGACCTCGGCATGGACACCGGCGCCAACTGCGTGGTCGTCGGCGGCAAGCGCGACGGCGAGGAGCGGGTCGCGGCCTGCCTGGTCCGCGCCGACCGGCGCGCCGACGTCAACACCGTGGTCAAGCGCGCGCTCGACGTGCGCAAGTGCTCGTTCCTGCCGATGGACCGCGCGGTCGAGGAGTCCGGGATGGAGTACGGCGGGATCACCCCGGTCGGGCTGCCCGCGTCGTGGCGGCTGCTGGTCGATCCGCACGTGCTGGACGTCGACGTGGCGGTGATCGGCTCGGGCGTGCGCCGCTCCAAGCTGCTGCTGCCGGGCCGGCTCGCCGCCGCGCTGCCGGGGGCCGAGGTGGTCGAGGGGCTGGCAGGCTGATGGCGGAGATCGGCGACGAGCGCGAGGACCCCGAGGGTCCCGACAAGGAGCGCGACGAGACCGAGGCGGAGCGCGAGGACCGCAAGTGGAACGACATGCTCCAGGAGCTGCGCGTCGTCCAGACCAGCGCCCAGCTCACTGCCGGCTTCCTGCTCACGCTGCCGTTCTCGCAGCGCTTCAGTGCGCTGAGCGACAGCCAGGAGGGCTTCTACCTCGCGCTGGTCGTCCTCAGCGCCCTGGTCGTCGCGCTGGTGCTCACCCCCGTGGCCATCCACCGGCGGCTCGCCGGGCTGCGCGTCAAGGGCAAGGTCGTCGCCGCCGGGGCCTTCTTCATGCGGCTGGCGCTCGTGCTGCTGGCCACCCTGGTCGCGGGCATCGTCACCTTCATCTTCGACGTGCTCCTCGACCGCACCGCGGCCGTGGTCACCGGGGCGGCGCTGGGCGTCGTGCTCACCGGGCTGCTGTTCGTGCTGCCTCGTACCCTCGTGCGCAGATGAACAGCCGGGCCGCCCTCACCCTCGTCGCCGTTCTCGCCCTGCTCACCAGCGGGTGCACCGGCGACGACAGCGGCGCGTCCGGACCGCCCGGGTCGTCCGGGTCGTCCGCCCCGAGCCCCTCGGAGTCGTCGCTGTTCACGCTGACGCCGGTCACGCTCCCGCCGGAGCCGCCGCCGAGCGGGAAGCTCAAGGCCGACATCGAGCAGTCCTCGCGCGACGGCGCGGCCGGCCGCTTCCAGGTGTGGGTCGACAACGACACCGACACGCTCATCACGCCGACCCGGGTGACCTACACCGACGCCCGGTTCCGCACCCCGCTGACCGGCACCCGGCTGCGCGACATCCCGTCCCAGGCGCGACGGGGCTTCCAGTTCCTCCTGCCGGGCCGACCCGCCTGCGGCCGCGAGGCCGACGGCGGCACGGTCACCGTCGACTACACCGTCGACGGCGACCGGCGCACGGCCACGGTCCCCGTCGAGGACGAGGCCGACGTGATCCAGCGCACCGCCGCCGCCCGCTGCCTCGAGCTGAGCATCGACTCCATCGCGAAGCTC
This genomic window from Nocardioides anomalus contains:
- a CDS encoding cupin domain-containing protein; translated protein: MSTHEGEQLVVHEPGTGRATWAMGSLFEHLLERGQSDRLGVALVTQPPGIATPLHRHSQEAEAFFVLEGRLSYQAGEELHELYDGCFIHLPQGVPHAFRIRGDSPAKLLALTAPAGLLHLYDEVGLPAAERRLPGEDGQTPEVEIPKWVEVGPRYGLEVVGPPIPE
- a CDS encoding TetR/AcrR family transcriptional regulator, producing the protein MGERVKRSYDASRRRAAAEATRLSVLAAARELFVEQGYAATSVQAVAERAGVSLDTVYATVGRKAQLLLAVHDMALAEGPAPVPAGQRDYVRAVEEAPTAEAKIRTYAAAMGRVLPRSVPIMRALQEAGGTEPECAAQHRAISERRAANMRLFVAGLRAAGGLREDLSDDDAADLVWSLNSPEWFELVTSRGRTPEQYADVLADVLVRTLLA
- a CDS encoding ATP-binding protein, whose translation is MTSAPTHPPREWRRVTRDSESPVLGGVASGLARHLAVPVLWVRAAFLLATAISGLGIAMYIGLWLVVPSDSRFETGTPGAESATRGGRRPRRSRRLTDAGPAIALAALGLGVILVAQATLGSGAVFWPIVIGLAGVALLWRQADEVQRERWLDTSGRLDPVRMVFGSGGLASYARVAAGVALIVVALVVVGLTGNGFGQARVALAAGLLGVVGLSLVVGPWVFRLASDLGAEREERIRVEERADVAAHLHDSVLQTLALIQKSSHDPTTVARLARAQERDLRAWLYVGESTDDSSLAGALRSAAAEVEDTYGVTVDVVAVGDCPHDEVLRPLVQATREAVTNAAKHAGTGRVDVYAEVGDESVDVFVRDRGAGFALDDVPEDRYGVRRSIIDRMARHGGTAEVRSAPGEGTEVRLHLSRPTPPASPEETL
- a CDS encoding glycerophosphodiester phosphodiesterase family protein; translated protein: MIGHRGAPGYRPEHTLASYRLALAQGADAVEPDLVLTADGVAVLRHESDLTRTTDIAVRADFADRPWRVEALTLAELKSLRATERWPARRPGSARFDGYFEVATLDELLLLLADESRRRGRRVGLNAELKSCELPAEAQRLEDTVLASLRDHGLDHVHAGVVLQSFDPLSVRRLRERTPLPLVQLVEGAGSPLLTPAGLAEVATYADVLALDVPALLARPGLVGPAHRAGLGVLAYTVRHDDPDGPAAVAGRVQALVEAGVDGLFSDQPDQTLAVCAAYAGSTSTSLGTIAQAAR
- a CDS encoding PspC domain-containing protein encodes the protein MTTEPTSQQADQPPAQPTAQPTPPPASPNADQQYASSARVPRRLVRRTDDKMLGGVCAGLADHFGIDPTLVRVLTVLVTVLGAGTVVIAYLAAWAIVPRDVDVDPAYAAQTASVWSG
- a CDS encoding YbaK/EbsC family protein, with product MSTLPTLGRLASLPALEHPELLAPPVLAALRSWEHGAELAVVEIDPEVADTAAMSAAYDLGMDTGANCVVVGGKRDGEERVAACLVRADRRADVNTVVKRALDVRKCSFLPMDRAVEESGMEYGGITPVGLPASWRLLVDPHVLDVDVAVIGSGVRRSKLLLPGRLAAALPGAEVVEGLAG
- a CDS encoding PspC domain-containing protein produces the protein MTTTPPEAEERPDAPPPGAEGPRATREELKELGSIRRTTGPDRKIAGVAGGLARHLDIDPVILRVAFVVLVFFGGAGLIAYAACWLLVPEDGSLRRPLGLDDRNRGFALVGVGILAGLALLSDTLGNDFFPWPVAIAIGLLVFLVVGVVDRDRKVVPTAPPVPHRPDPITGEPVPTGPAAYVAPPAYRPLPRNPRKRGPRLFWFTLALAALGIGVLGIADAAGAGVADSAYPAVVVGACGLMLLVGAFWGRAGGLILVGLVASLALTLTTAAQDVEGGDINRTPLTAAAVPSRLDTSAGEIVLDLTRVQDLPALDGRSLELDADLGRIEVVVPAGLTVEVDAQIHGPGHLELFGDERGGVGIGDVSRHEAGPGAPTLSIEADVDLGEIKVLEGAS
- the pcrA gene encoding DNA helicase PcrA, whose translation is MSTDALPGFEHLTATAEQAPRRSGPSRDELLAGLNEPQRAAVVHEGAPLLVVAGAGSGKTRVLTRRIAWLISERKAHPGSILAITFTNKAAAEMKERVEELVGKRARIMWVSTFHSACVRILRKEIDRLGYKSSFSIYDAADQKRLMTNVVKELDLDPKKFQPGSLLHWVSDHKNELRDAAEATDLASNKLEETYAAAYTLYAKRLRQANALDFDDLIMLTVHLFQQFPDVREVYRRRFRHVLVDEYQDTNHAQYALIAELCAPRYEEVETSGGERVEPAELMVVGDADQSIYAFRGANIRNILDFEQDFPDATSILLEQNYRSTQTILTAANSVIGHNKGRKDKKLWSDAGDGERIVGYVADDEHDEARFVSSEIDKLTDEGHKPADVAVFYRTNAQSRVFEEVFIRTGQPYRVVGGVRFYERREIRDALAYLRLLVNGADEVSLDRILNVPKRGIGDTTVAAVRAYAAGNGLTFFEALRRAGDVPGLATRAVTAIDGFVAMIEELQSMVDAGERPDVVLESVLERSGYLKMLEDSDDPQDETRQENLGELVAVAREFADDPVAGPSADPTDVDAGVLTPGLPDFLERVSLVADTDQIPAGDEGLVTLMTLHTAKGLEFPVVFLTGLEDGVFPHSRSLGDQPELEEERRLAYVGLTRARERLYISRAVVRSAWGAPSHNPGSRFLDELPVDLVDWRRTEAAQAAWNRPDLSSSYGGGGGWGSGSPTDRGRRNFSSAAARADAASKAKPARTIPSLDPGDRVLHDSFGMGTVVTVEGEGDKQVASIDFGSEGVKRLLLRYAPVEKL
- a CDS encoding LuxR C-terminal-related transcriptional regulator, coding for MFRSGVRAELASAGAGVVEVLAEAADVDQAVRAVAEHRPDVVLLDVHLPGGGGVEVMRRSALTAPDTRYLALSVSDAAEDVIGTIRGGARGYVTKTITGPELVSAIRRVADGDAVFSPRLAGFVLDAFAGSIEVAAVDEDLDRLTEREREVMRLIARGYAYKEVAKELFISIKTVETHMSSVLRKLQLSSRHELTRWASDRRLL
- a CDS encoding DUF6328 family protein, giving the protein MAEIGDEREDPEGPDKERDETEAEREDRKWNDMLQELRVVQTSAQLTAGFLLTLPFSQRFSALSDSQEGFYLALVVLSALVVALVLTPVAIHRRLAGLRVKGKVVAAGAFFMRLALVLLATLVAGIVTFIFDVLLDRTAAVVTGAALGVVLTGLLFVLPRTLVRR